From Homalodisca vitripennis isolate AUS2020 chromosome 1, UT_GWSS_2.1, whole genome shotgun sequence, the proteins below share one genomic window:
- the LOC124361744 gene encoding uncharacterized protein LOC124361744 — MNYTLQLHGERFLYQMPPGLYELMSDISREVLRDQPTFLYQYIAHYLDTLVKVRDYAQTAEDVVSSTLDENLELLAYVDSLGTTWDTANSAATKIQNAARRYRSKKELKLKLENQKEKKAAAEFYLQSQAFQDYMETLNLDLDDSSRASSLLLNAYKEFNAEKEEVEEERSEASVHTIEAILPRVSEEVKKEPRKRDSKMLVYQQTPKHSVESTWSTLARKIAEEEGKWKPNEVRPYALVYEGDISVASKDQPAHTVTKCLPGYQDKDEPKVPMIAETGELSDDKDIVTLLSFDSVDQSYFKETGIHVDTSFSNLSLPSLPPEKSKELFDLLEKRYSEVSKLITPSPSLMKDEKLIKSQPVVEDRGSSSSIKRGSKSSVKSPSEQIRATEEGRGSRSSTKRESKSSAKSGPEQIKASDESPDPRSSSNRGSKSSAKSGSEQIRASKESHGSRSSIKKSSKSSGMAEPVHDQAPEEVRGSRTSTERRSKTSAKIESEEVKYTDEGHGLRSSATKETESK; from the exons ATGAACTACACTCTGCAACTGCACGGAGAAAGATTCCTGTACCAGATGCCTCCGGGCCTGTACGAGCTGATGAGCGATATATCCCGGGAAGTCTTGCGGGACCAGCCGACATTCCTGTACCAGTACATCGCCCACTACCTGGACACTTTGGTCAAG GTACGAGATTACGCCCAGACGGCGGAGGATGTCGTGTCCAGCACTTTAGACGAGAACCTGGAGTTGCTGGCGTATGTTGATTCTCTAGGAACTACCTGGGACACTGCCAATTCGGCGGCAACAAAGATTCAAAACGCCGCAAGGAGATATCGTAGCAAGAAAGAGCTGAAGTTGAAGTTAGAAAACCAGAAGGAGAAGAAAGCAGCTGCTGAGTTCTACTTACAGTCGCAAGCCTTCCAAGACTACATGGAAACACTAAATTTGGACTTGGATGACTCCAGCAGGGCGTCATCTCTTCTGTTAAATGCTTATAAGGAATTTAATGCTGAAAAAGAAGAGGTAGAAGAAGAAAGGAGTGAAGCTTCTGTTCATACTATAGAAGCAATCTTACCAAGAGTATCTGAAGAAGTAAAGAAAGAACCTCGAAAAAGAGACTCTAAAATGTTGGTCTACCAACAGACACCAAAACATTCTGTTGAGTCCACTTGGTCCACTTTGGCGAGGAAGATTGCTGAAGAGGAAGGTAAATGGAAACCTAATGAAGTCCGACCATATGCGCTAGTTTATGAAGGAGATATAAGTGTGGCCAGTAAAGACCAACCAGCACACACCGTCACCAAGTGCTTGCCAGGCTACCAAGACAAGGACGAACCCAAAGTACCAATGATTGCGGAGACTGGTGAGTTATCAGATGATAAAGACATCGTTACCTTATTGTCATTTGACAGCGTGGATCAGAGTTACTTTAAAGAAACCGGCATACATGTAGATACATCTTTTTCAAACCTATCCTTGCCTTCATTACCTCCGGAGAAGTCAAAAGAACTCTTTGATCTCTTGGAAAAACGATACTCTGAAGTTTCAAAACTCATTACACCAAGTCCATCTCTTATGAAAGACGAAAAACTAATTAAAAGCCAGCCTGTGGTAGAAGATCGAGGTTCAAGTTCCAGCATTAAGAGAGGTTCAAAGAGTTCCGTAAAGTCCCCGTCGGAGCAGATCAGAGCTACTGAGGAAGGTCGTGGTTCACGTTCCAGCACCAAGAGGGAATCAAAGAGTTCGGCTAAGTCTGGACCTGAACAAATTAAAGCTTCTGATGAAAGTCCTGATCCACGTTCCAGTAGCAACAGAGGATCAAAGAGTTCCGCAAAGTCAGGGTCGGAACAGATTAGAGCTTCTAAGGAAAGTCATGGTTCACGTTCCAGCATCAAAAAGAGTTCAAAGTCATCTGGAATGGCCGAACCTGTACACGACCAAGCTCCTGAAGAAGTTCGTGGTTCACGAACAAGCACCGAAAGAAGATCCAAAACGTCTGCTAAGATCGAATCAGAAGAAGTCAAATATACTGACGAAGGACATGGTTTAAGATCCAGTGCCACAAAGGAAACCGAATCTAAATAA